In the Terriglobales bacterium genome, one interval contains:
- a CDS encoding MBL fold metallo-hydrolase, producing PPSATSVDSLLKDAAKLRVGGLEATAIHTPGHTEGSSCLYFPAEKKLIAGDTLFAGSIGRTDLPGGSFEKIIDSLQSRLLALPDDTLVIPGHGPATTIGEERETNPFLIRK from the coding sequence GCCGCCATCGGCAACGAGCGTCGATTCCCTGCTGAAAGATGCCGCCAAGCTGCGCGTCGGCGGACTGGAGGCGACGGCCATCCACACCCCCGGGCACACCGAGGGCAGCTCCTGCCTCTACTTCCCCGCCGAAAAGAAGCTGATCGCGGGCGACACGCTGTTCGCGGGCTCGATCGGGCGGACCGACCTGCCGGGCGGTTCGTTCGAGAAGATCATCGACTCGCTGCAGTCGCGGCTGCTGGCGCTACCGGATGACACGCTGGTCATCCCCGGGCACGGGCCGGCCACGACCATCGGCGAGGAGCGCGAGACGAATCCCTTCCTCATCCGCAAATGA